From one Solanum stenotomum isolate F172 chromosome 12, ASM1918654v1, whole genome shotgun sequence genomic stretch:
- the LOC125846922 gene encoding probable cinnamyl alcohol dehydrogenase 6: protein MAQATPNHTQTVSGWAAHDSSGKITPFNFKRRENGENDVTIEILYCGMCHTDIHHVKDDWGITKYPVVPGHEITGIITKVGSNVSKFKMGDRVGVGCLAATCLKCEYCEGSQENYCDQVEFTYNGIFWDGSITYGGYSKMLVADHRYVVRIPDNMAMDRAAPLLCAGITVFTPLKDNNLVDTKGKKIGIIGLGGLGHVAVKFGKAFGHHVTVISTSPIKEQEAKDNLGADDFIISTNPKQMLEKKRTLDFILDTVSAKHSLGSYLELLKVNGTLVIVGAPDKPIDLPAFPMIFGKRTVKGSMIGSIEETQEMMDLCGKHNILSDIEIITTDQINEGLERLAKNDVKYRFVIDIAGPSSHL, encoded by the exons ATGGCTCAAGCAACACCTAATCACACACAAACTGTTTCTGGTTGGGCAGCTCATGATTCTTCTGGAAAAATCACACCTTTTAACTTCAAGAGAAG AGAAAATGGTGAGAATGATGTGACCATTGAGATCTTGTATTGTGGAATGTGTCATACGGATATTCATCATGTCAAGGATGACTGGGGCATTACTAAGTACCCTGTTGTGCCTGG gCATGAAATTACTGGGATTATAACAAAGGTGGGAAGCAATGTGAGTAAATTCAAGATGGGAGACAGAGTAGGGGTAGGTTGCTTGGCAGCAACATGTTTGAAATGTGAGTATTGTGAGGGGTCTCAAGAGAACTACTGTGACCAAGTGGAATTCACTTACAATGGCATCTTTTGGGATGGTAGCATAACTTATGGTGGCTACTCAAAAATGCTTGTTGCTGATCATAG GTACGTGGTACGTATACCAGATAACATGGCAATGGACAGAGCAGCACCATTATTATGTGCAGGAATAACAGTTTTTACTCCTTTGAAAGACAATAATTTGGTGGatacaaaaggtaaaaaaatagGAATAATAGGTCTTGGTGGACTTGGACATGTAGCTGTCAAATTTGGAAAAGCATTTGGACATCATGTGACTGTCATTAGCACCTCTCCAATCAAAGAACAAGAAGCCAAAGACAACTTAGGTGCTGATGATTTTATAATAAGCACTAATCCCAAACAAATGCTG gaaaagaaaagaaccctagACTTTATTTTGGATACAGTGTCAGCCAAACACTCACTTGGGAGTTACTTAGAGCTCTTAAAAGTGAATGGAACTCTAGTGATTGTTGGAGCACCAGATAAGCCAATTGATTTGCCCGCTTTCCCTATGATATTTGGAAAAAGAACAGTGAAAGGAAGCATGATAGGAAGTATAGAAGAGACACAAGAAATGATGGACTTATGTGGAAAACATAACATATTGAGTGATATAGAGATTATCACTACTGATCAAATTAATGAAGGACTTGAAAGGCTTGCTAAAAATGATGTTAAGTACCGCTTTGTCATTGACATTGCTGGTCCATCTTCTcatctttaa